In Cystobacter fuscus DSM 2262, the genomic window CTCGCCGGGCGCTCGTCCACGCGGCGCCCCGTCCGCGCCGTCCACAGGCCGCCGAGGGCCTCGCGGGCCCGGGCCTCGTCCGGGCCGGACACCGCTTCGGCCGGGGAGAGCTCCAGGGTGGCGTGGGACTCCAGGCCCTCGCGGTCCACCAGGGTGAGCGCCACGCTGCGCGTTCCGCCCACGCCGAGCGCCACGCCGCGCACGAGCCGCTGCGCGCCGAGCGCCAGCACCTGCGCTCCCCGGCACGCCGCGTCCGAGCAGCTGGCGAGCCGGCCCCCCCGTGCCCGCATCCGCGCCACCGTGTCCGCCCGCGACTCCAGGCACGCGCCGGGAAGCGTCTCCACCGTGCGGCGCACGAGGTCCTCCGCCCGCCGGGCCTCGGCCGTCGACAACGCCACGGGCTGGAAGGGCACGAGCACCACGCGCTCACCCCGGCAGGGGGTCTGGGCCAGCGTGAGCGCCAGCGCCAGCGCCACGAGGCTCATGGGGTGAGGTCCGCCTGTTGCTCGGGGGCCACGGGGGACTCTCCGAGGCTGGCCATGTAGCCCTCGTAGAAGTGGGGCCCGAAGGGCACGGAGAAGAGCTTGTCCCGGAAGGTGTCCTCCAGGGCGCCGCGTGCCGCGAAGGACTGCTCGCGCCAGGTGAGGCCCCTGGCGTCCACCACCACGCCCGCACGGGCGAGCTGGAAGGGGGCCTCGCGTCCCGGGGCGCGCAGGAAGTAGCCCTGGCCGGGGGGCAGCCCCAGCACCAGCGAGCGCTCGCGCTCCTTGTTCAGCTCCGCCACCCGGATGCCCCGCGCGTCCTCCACCCACACGCGGCCCTCCAGTCCCGGCGTCAGCAGGAGGAAGCCCAGGCCCGCGCGGTGGCTCAGGTCCACCAGCGGCGCCGCCCGGTCGAGCGCGGGCGGTTGGATGGACACCTCCAGCCGGCCGCGCACGTCGTCCACGCCCTGGTTGGCCGCGGCGATGAAGGCCTGCAACTCCGAGTACTCCACCCGCCCGTCCGCGTTGACGTCCGCGGCGCCCGAGAGCGCCGACAACACCTGGTGGCTGAAGACGCCCGAGCGGATGGCGCTCCACTCGTGGCTCTCCTGCTCGCGCGAGGTGGACAGCACGGCGCCCACATGTGGGTAGCGCGCCAGCTCGCGCATGGCCAGCCGCTCGCGCACCGCCTCCCACCGGGCAGGGGCCACGGGCAGGGCGCCGCGCGAGTGGACGAGGAAGTACGAGTCACATGCGTCCACGATGAGGTGGATGAACGACGCCTGGCTCGGCGCGAGCACCCGGTTGTAGAGCTCCGTGCGGGTGAAGGCCCCATCCAGCAGGCTCACCGCGCCCTCGCCAGCGGAGCCCCGTTGCCCGTGGCCCGTGAAGATGAAGTAGAGCACCGGGATGTCGCCGCGTGCCTTGTCCTCGGCCATGCGCGCATTGAGCCGGCCGAGCGCCTGCTGGAGCGAGGCGCGGGTGGGAGGCGCCGTGCGGGCGGCGAGTCCCGGGCGCAGCGCCTGCGTCTCGGCGTCCAGGACGCTCAGCAGCACCGTCTCCTTCGCGCGTGGGGAGAGCAGCTCGTAGTAGCGCGCCCCGTCGTCATCGGCGTAGCGCAGCGGGGCCTGTCGGGGCTCGGTCCCGATGTTGTTGGCGATGATGAGCGCGTAGGTGACGCGCTCGGGCGCGGCACTCGCGGCGGTTCCAACCAGGAGCGTCGCCCACCCCATCACCAGAGCGCATCGGAGCAATCGCATGCGCGCGGAGTGTCCCTGGGAGGTAGGGGGCGGGGCAAGTGACCCCGTGTCATGAAGACAGGCCGGTGTGAGCTGGCGAGCGGGCGGGCGTTTTTTCTCGCGGGGGGACGATCCAATCCAGGTGTCCACGCGCAACAGGGAGAGAGCGTCAGGGGTGACGCGGGAGGCCGGGCACGGTAAGTCGCCGAGGGATGGAGTGGGACACACGGACGTTGCAGGCCTTTCGGGACGGGGACCCGGAGACGATGGGACGGGTGTACCGGGCCCACGCGGAGGCGTTGGCGCGGGTGCTGCGGGGCATGGTCTGGCGGGCGCGAGACCAGGGTGGGGCGTGGGAGGTGGAGAACACGGTGCTGGAGACCTTCGCCCGGGCCTTCGAGCCGAG contains:
- a CDS encoding caspase family protein codes for the protein MRLLRCALVMGWATLLVGTAASAAPERVTYALIIANNIGTEPRQAPLRYADDDGARYYELLSPRAKETVLLSVLDAETQALRPGLAARTAPPTRASLQQALGRLNARMAEDKARGDIPVLYFIFTGHGQRGSAGEGAVSLLDGAFTRTELYNRVLAPSQASFIHLIVDACDSYFLVHSRGALPVAPARWEAVRERLAMRELARYPHVGAVLSTSREQESHEWSAIRSGVFSHQVLSALSGAADVNADGRVEYSELQAFIAAANQGVDDVRGRLEVSIQPPALDRAAPLVDLSHRAGLGFLLLTPGLEGRVWVEDARGIRVAELNKERERSLVLGLPPGQGYFLRAPGREAPFQLARAGVVVDARGLTWREQSFAARGALEDTFRDKLFSVPFGPHFYEGYMASLGESPVAPEQQADLTP